One Panicum virgatum strain AP13 chromosome 9K, P.virgatum_v5, whole genome shotgun sequence genomic region harbors:
- the LOC120649438 gene encoding uncharacterized protein LOC120649438 isoform X1 yields the protein MAFASGAGAGGPQVLTARFVRQVVLGRWFMVFACLLILSASGATYIFSIYSKVLKSSLGYDQRTLNTLSFFKDLGANVGVLSGLINEVTPPWVVLAMGAAMNLAGYLMIYLAIDGRTARPPVWLMCIYICVGANSQSFANTGALVTCVKNFPESRGMVLGLLKGFVGLSGAIFTQLYLAIYGDDAKSLVLLIAWLPAAISILFVHTVRIMPYPRRGSGAGSPAAATSNDAFFCFLYISIALATYLLVMIVVQKQVNFSHAAYAVSAAALLLVLFLPLAVVVKQEYKIQKELEESIREPPTVTVENPAASLQMASAAEPPAAKSQQKQSTTTGENGTEPPPPPSRSSCLGSCLRHMFSPPAQGEDFTILQALVSVDMLVLFLATICGVGGTLTAIDNMGQIGQSLGYPAKSINTFVSLISIWNYAGRVTAGFASEIFLARYRFPRPLMLTLVLLLSCAGHLLIAFGVPHSLYAASVVIGFCFGAQWPLLFAIISEVFGLKYYSTLYNFGSVASPIGAYVLNVRVAGALYDAEAAKQHGGSLDAGGDKTCIGVQCFRKAFLIITAATVAAVLVSLVLVWRTRNFYKGDIYAKFRDNAAADDDDDAEEEGPKWPKKEAEGESTSVNGRKG from the coding sequence ATGGCGTTCgcgtccggcgccggcgccggcggcccgcaGGTGCTGACGGCGCGGTTCGTCCGGCAGGTGGTGCTCGGGCGGTGGTTCATGGTGTTCGCGTGCCTGCTCATCCTGTCGGCGTCGGGGGCGACGTACATCTTCAGCATCTACTCCAAGGTGCTCAAGTCGTCGCTGGGGTACGACCAGCGCACGCTCAACACGCTCTCCTTCTTCAAGGACCTGGGCGCCAACGTGGGCGTCCTCTCGGGGCTCATCAACGAGGTGACGCCGCCGTGGGTGGTGCTCGCCATGGGTGCCGCCATGAACCTCGCGGGGTACCTGATGATCTACCTCGCCATCGACGGGCGCACGGCGCGGCCGCCCGTGTGGCTCATGTGCATCTACATCTGCGTGGGGGCCAACTCGCAGTCCTTCGCCAACACGGGGGCGCTCGTCACCTGCGTCAAGAACTTCCCGGAGAGCCGCGGCATGGTGCTGGGCCTGCTCAAGGGCTTCGTCGGCCTCAGCGGCGCCATCTTCACGCAGCTCTACCTCGCCATCTACGGCGACGACGCCAAGTCGCTGGTGCTGCTCATCGCCTGGCTCCCCGCCGCCATCTCCATCCTCTTCGTCCACACCGTCCGCATCATGCCGTACCcccggcgcggcagcggcgcgggctcgccggcggcggcgaccagcaACGACGCCTTCTTCTGCTTCCTCTACATCTCCATCGCCCTCGCCACCTACCTCCTCGTCATGATCGTCGTGCAGAAGCAGGTCAACTTCTCGCACGCCGCCTACGCGGTGTCGGCCGCGGCGCTGCTCCTCGTCCTCTTcctgccgctcgccgtcgtcgtcaagcAGGAGTACAAGATCCAGAAGGAGCTCGAGGAGTCCATCCGCGAGCCCCCCACGGTGACCGTCGAGAATCCAGCTGCCTCGCTGCAGATGGCATCGGCAGCTGAGCCGCCGGCGGCCAAGAGCCAGCAGAAGCAGAGCACCACCACTGGGGAAAATGgaacagagccgccgccgccgccgtccaggtcCAGTTGCCTGGGATCGTGCCTAAGGCACATGTTCAGCCCGCCGGCGCAGGGGGAGGACTTCACCATCCTGCAGGCCCTGGTGAGCGTGGACATGCTGGTGCTGTTCCTGGCCACTATCTGCGGCGTCGGCGGCACGCTGACGGCGATCGACAACATGGGCCAGATCGGCCAGTCTCTGGGCTACCCGGCCAAGAGCATCAACACATTCGTCTCCCTCATCAGCATCTGGAACTACGCCGGCCGCGTCACCGCCGGCTTCGCCTCCGAGATCTTCCTGGCGCGCTACAGGTTCCCGCGCCCGCTGATGCTCACGCTGGTGCTCCTCCTCTCGtgcgccggccacctcctcatCGCCTTCGGCGTGCCGCACTCGCTGTACGCCGCCTCCGTGGTGATCGGCTTCTGCTTCGGCGCGCAGTGGCCGCTGCTGTTCGCCATCATCTCCGAGGTGTTCGGGCTCAAGTACTACTCCACGCTCTACAACTTCGGGTCCGTGGCGAGCCCCATCGGCGCCTACGTCCTCAACGtccgcgtcgccggcgcccTCTACGACGCCGAGGCCGCCAAGCAGCACGGCGGGTcgctggacgccggcggcgacaaGACCTGCATCGGCGTGCAGTGCTTCCGCAAGGCGTTCCTCATCATCACGGCCGCCACAGTGGCCGCCGTGCTCGTGTCGCTGGTGCTGGTGTGGCGGACCAGGAACTTTTACAAGGGCGACATCTACGCCAAGTTCAGGgacaacgccgccgccgacgatgacgacgacgcggaggaggagggtcCGAAGTGGCCGAAGAAGGAGGCGGAGGGGGAGTCGACATCGGTCAACGGGAGGAAGGGGTAG
- the LOC120649438 gene encoding uncharacterized protein LOC120649438 isoform X2 yields MAFASGAGAGGPQVLTARFVRQVVLGRWFMVFACLLILSASGATYIFSIYSKVLKSSLGYDQRTLNTLSFFKDLGANVGVLSGLINEVTPPWVVLAMGAAMNLAGYLMIYLAIDGRTARPPVWLMCIYICVGANSQSFANTGALVTCVKNFPESRGMVLGLLKGFVGLSGAIFTQLYLAIYGDDAKSLVLLIAWLPAAISILFVHTVRIMPYPRRGSGAGSPAAATSNDAFFCFLYISIALATYLLVMIVVQKQEYKIQKELEESIREPPTVTVENPAASLQMASAAEPPAAKSQQKQSTTTGENGTEPPPPPSRSSCLGSCLRHMFSPPAQGEDFTILQALVSVDMLVLFLATICGVGGTLTAIDNMGQIGQSLGYPAKSINTFVSLISIWNYAGRVTAGFASEIFLARYRFPRPLMLTLVLLLSCAGHLLIAFGVPHSLYAASVVIGFCFGAQWPLLFAIISEVFGLKYYSTLYNFGSVASPIGAYVLNVRVAGALYDAEAAKQHGGSLDAGGDKTCIGVQCFRKAFLIITAATVAAVLVSLVLVWRTRNFYKGDIYAKFRDNAAADDDDDAEEEGPKWPKKEAEGESTSVNGRKG; encoded by the exons ATGGCGTTCgcgtccggcgccggcgccggcggcccgcaGGTGCTGACGGCGCGGTTCGTCCGGCAGGTGGTGCTCGGGCGGTGGTTCATGGTGTTCGCGTGCCTGCTCATCCTGTCGGCGTCGGGGGCGACGTACATCTTCAGCATCTACTCCAAGGTGCTCAAGTCGTCGCTGGGGTACGACCAGCGCACGCTCAACACGCTCTCCTTCTTCAAGGACCTGGGCGCCAACGTGGGCGTCCTCTCGGGGCTCATCAACGAGGTGACGCCGCCGTGGGTGGTGCTCGCCATGGGTGCCGCCATGAACCTCGCGGGGTACCTGATGATCTACCTCGCCATCGACGGGCGCACGGCGCGGCCGCCCGTGTGGCTCATGTGCATCTACATCTGCGTGGGGGCCAACTCGCAGTCCTTCGCCAACACGGGGGCGCTCGTCACCTGCGTCAAGAACTTCCCGGAGAGCCGCGGCATGGTGCTGGGCCTGCTCAAGGGCTTCGTCGGCCTCAGCGGCGCCATCTTCACGCAGCTCTACCTCGCCATCTACGGCGACGACGCCAAGTCGCTGGTGCTGCTCATCGCCTGGCTCCCCGCCGCCATCTCCATCCTCTTCGTCCACACCGTCCGCATCATGCCGTACCcccggcgcggcagcggcgcgggctcgccggcggcggcgaccagcaACGACGCCTTCTTCTGCTTCCTCTACATCTCCATCGCCCTCGCCACCTACCTCCTCGTCATGATCGTCGTGCAGAAGCAG GAGTACAAGATCCAGAAGGAGCTCGAGGAGTCCATCCGCGAGCCCCCCACGGTGACCGTCGAGAATCCAGCTGCCTCGCTGCAGATGGCATCGGCAGCTGAGCCGCCGGCGGCCAAGAGCCAGCAGAAGCAGAGCACCACCACTGGGGAAAATGgaacagagccgccgccgccgccgtccaggtcCAGTTGCCTGGGATCGTGCCTAAGGCACATGTTCAGCCCGCCGGCGCAGGGGGAGGACTTCACCATCCTGCAGGCCCTGGTGAGCGTGGACATGCTGGTGCTGTTCCTGGCCACTATCTGCGGCGTCGGCGGCACGCTGACGGCGATCGACAACATGGGCCAGATCGGCCAGTCTCTGGGCTACCCGGCCAAGAGCATCAACACATTCGTCTCCCTCATCAGCATCTGGAACTACGCCGGCCGCGTCACCGCCGGCTTCGCCTCCGAGATCTTCCTGGCGCGCTACAGGTTCCCGCGCCCGCTGATGCTCACGCTGGTGCTCCTCCTCTCGtgcgccggccacctcctcatCGCCTTCGGCGTGCCGCACTCGCTGTACGCCGCCTCCGTGGTGATCGGCTTCTGCTTCGGCGCGCAGTGGCCGCTGCTGTTCGCCATCATCTCCGAGGTGTTCGGGCTCAAGTACTACTCCACGCTCTACAACTTCGGGTCCGTGGCGAGCCCCATCGGCGCCTACGTCCTCAACGtccgcgtcgccggcgcccTCTACGACGCCGAGGCCGCCAAGCAGCACGGCGGGTcgctggacgccggcggcgacaaGACCTGCATCGGCGTGCAGTGCTTCCGCAAGGCGTTCCTCATCATCACGGCCGCCACAGTGGCCGCCGTGCTCGTGTCGCTGGTGCTGGTGTGGCGGACCAGGAACTTTTACAAGGGCGACATCTACGCCAAGTTCAGGgacaacgccgccgccgacgatgacgacgacgcggaggaggagggtcCGAAGTGGCCGAAGAAGGAGGCGGAGGGGGAGTCGACATCGGTCAACGGGAGGAAGGGGTAG
- the LOC120649442 gene encoding SEC12-like protein 1 encodes MAGNGGEGAVGKVTCAAWIRRRDDEGPPGVSRLLVAFGRGATASSPPLVDLLEFDAGASALASEPLARVVVGEEAADTPGAIAVHPGGRELVCATAKGCRVFKLVCRDFGIHLIPNDSLPIQSVGPQKCLTFSTDGAKFAIGGEDGHLRIFHWPNLEVMLDEPKAHKSFRDMDISLDSEFLVSTSIDGSARIWKINEGSPLINLTKSLDEKIECCRFSRDGTKPFLFCTLVKGHNILTMAVDISNWKRIGYKRFSAKPISTLSVSLDGKYIALGNRDGDFCVVEVKTMEVAHWSKKVHLGSPISSIEFCPTERVVISTSHQWGAEITKLDVPPEWKVWQIWLVLLSLFVSSAVLFYLFFKHARLNLLP; translated from the exons ATGGcggggaacggcggcgagggtgcggTCGGGAAGGTGACCTGTGCGGCGTGGATACGGCGGCGGGACGATGAGGGGCCGCCCGGCGTCAGCCGCCTCCTCGTGGCGTTCGGGCGCGGCGCCACGGCATCGTCCCCGCCGCTCGTCGATCTCCTCGAGTTCGACGCCGGGGCCTCCGCCCTCGCCTCCGAGCCCCTG GCGAGGGTCGTCGTGGGCGAGGAGGCAGCCGACACGCCTGGCGCGATCGCCGTGCACCCCGGCGGCCGGGAGTTGGTCTGCGCCACCGCCAAAGGATGCAG GGTGTTCAAGCTGGTTTGTAGAGATTTCGGTATTCACCTTATTCCAAACGATTCTTTACCTATCCAATCTGTTGGCCCTCAAAAATGTTTAACATTCAGCACTGATGGTGCCAAGTTTGCTATTGGTGGTGAG GATGGACATCTCAGAATATTTCATTGGCCAAATCTCGAAGTTATGTTGGACGAACCTAAAGCTCACAAATCCTTCCGTGACATGGACATCAG CTTAGATTCAGAATTTTTAGTTTCGACATCCATTGATGGTTCTGCGAGAATATGGAAGATTAATGAGGGGTCTCCACTGATCAATTTGACAAAATCTCTG GATGAGAAGATTGAGTGTTGCCGCTTTTCTAGGGATGGAACTAAACCTTTCCTGTTTTGCACACTTGTAAAAG GGCATAACATTTTGACTATGGCTGTGGACATAAGTAATTGGAAAAGAATTGGATACAAACGGTTTTCAGCAAAGCCCATTTCCACACTATCAGTTAGCTTGGACGGGAAATATATTGCACT AGGAAACCGTGACGGCGACTTTTGTGTCGTGGAAGTAAAGACGATGGAGGTCGCTCACTGGAGCAAGAAGGTTCATCTTGGCTCTCCAATTTCTTCCATTGAATTTTGCCCTACTGAAAG GGTTGTAATCTCCACCTCACATCAATGGGGAGCAGAGATAACAAAACTTGACGTCCCTCCTGAATGGAAAG TGTGGCAAATCTGGCTGGTACTGCTAAGCCTCTTCGTGTCATCTGCCGTCCTTTTCTACCTGTTCTTCAAGCACGCAAGACTCAACTTGTTGCCCTGA